In Lathamus discolor isolate bLatDis1 chromosome 1, bLatDis1.hap1, whole genome shotgun sequence, the following are encoded in one genomic region:
- the LOC136006618 gene encoding uncharacterized protein LOC136006618, with protein MGTKRKITSPPSVQGLPVPWMGVHAQWDQAGDMEGTWDIAAPEDGSCWKRRRERITSSPTSPSPIPPHPSPPHPSPPHPSPPHPSPPHPSPPHPSPPHPSPPHPSPPHPSPPHPSPPHPSPPHPSPPHPSPPHPFPPHPSLPHPSPPHPSPPHPSPPHPSPPHPSPPHPSPPHPSPPHPSPPHPSPPHPSPPHPSPPHPSPPHPSPPHPSPPHPSPPHPSPPHPSPPHPSPPHPSPPHPSPPHPSPPHPSPPHPSPPHPSPPHPSPPHPSPPHPSPPHPSPPHPSPPHPSPPHPSLPHPSPPHPSPPHPSPPHPSPPHPSPPHPSPPHPSPPHPSPPHPSPPHPSPPHPSPPHPSPPHPSPPLPSPPHPSPPHPSPPHPSPPHPSPPHPSPPHPSPPHPSPPHPSPPHPSPPHPSPPHPPPPHPSPPLPSPPHPSPPHPSPPHPPPPHPSPPHPSPPHPSPPHPSPPHPSPP; from the exons ATGGGCACCAAGAGGAAGATCACATCCCCACCCAGCGTGCAGGGGCTGCCCGTGCCATGGATGGGTGTCCATGCACAGTGGGACCAGGCTGGCGACATGGAGGGGACATGGGACATCGCAGCTCCG GAAGATGGAAGCTGCtggaagagaaggagggagCGCATCACTTCCTCACCCACCTCCCCCTCACCCATCCCTCCTCACCCATCTCCCCCTCACCCATCTCCCCCTCACCCATCCCCTCCTCACCCATCTCCCCCTCACCCATCTCCCCCTCACCCATCCCCTCCTCACCCATCTCCCCCTCACCCATCTCCCCCTCACCCATCCCCTCCTCACCCATCTCCCCCTCACCCATCTCCCCCTCACCCATCCCCTCCTCACCCATCTCCCCCTCACCCATTCCCTCCTCACCCATCTCTTCCTCACCCAtcccctcctcacccatcccctcCTCACCCATCTCCCCCTCACCCATCTCCCCCTCACCCATCTCCCCCTCACCCATCCCCTCCTCACCCATCTCCCCCTCACCCATCTCCCCCTCACCCATCCCCTCCTCACCCATCTCCCCCTCACCCATCCCCTCCTCACCCATCTCCCCCTCACCCATCTCCCCCTCACCCATCCCCTCCTCACCCAtctcctcctcacccatcccctcCTCACCCATCTCCCCCTCACCCATCTCCCCCTCACCCATCCCCTCCTCACCCATCTCCCCCTCACCCATCTCCCCCTCACCCATCCCCTCCTCACCCATCTCCCCCTCACCCATCTCCCCCTCACCCATCCCCTCCTCACCCATCTCCCCCTCACCCATCTCCCCCTCACCCATCCCCTCCTCACCCATCTCCCCCTCACCCATCCCCTCCTCACCCATCTCTTCCTCACCCAtcccctcctcacccatcccctcCTCACCCATCTCCCCCTCACCCATCTCCCCCTCACCCATCCCCTCCTCACCCATCTCCCCCTCACCCATCTCCCCCTCACCCATCTCCCCCTCACCCAtctcctcctcacccatctCCCCCTCACCCATCTCCCCCTCACCCAtcccctcctcacccatcccctcCTCTCCCATCTCCCCCTCACCCATCCCCTCCTCACCCATCTCCCCCTCACCCATCTCCCCCTCACCCATCTCCCCCTCACCCATCTCCCCCTCACCCATCTCCCCCTCACCCATCTCCCCCTCACCCAtcccctcctcacccatcccctcCTCACCCATCTCCCCCTCACCCACCTCCCCCTCACCCATCCCCTCCTCTCCCATCTCCCCCTCACCCAtcccctcctcacccatcccctcctcacccacctccccctcacccatcccctcctcacccatcccctcctcacccatcccctcctcacccatcccctcctcacccatcccctcCT
- the ATP6V1B1 gene encoding LOW QUALITY PROTEIN: V-type proton ATPase subunit B, kidney isoform (The sequence of the model RefSeq protein was modified relative to this genomic sequence to represent the inferred CDS: deleted 2 bases in 2 codons) encodes MATATPRAPVPAAREHALAVTRDYSRSPRLTYKTVCGVNGPLVVLDNVKFAQYAEIVNFVLPNGTSRSGQVLEVMGSKAIVQVFEGTSGIDAKKTSCEFTGDILRTPVSEDMLGRVFNGSAKPIDSGPPVMAEDFLDINGQPINPHGRIYPEEMIQTGISPIDVMNSIARGQKIPIFSAAGLPHNEIAAQICRQAGLVKKSKDVMDFHEDNFAIVFAAMGVNMETARFFKSDFEENGSMENVCLFLNLANDPTIERIITPRLALTTAEFLAYQCEKHVLVILTDMSSYAEALREVSAAREEVPGRRGFPGYMYTDLATIYERAGRVEGRSGSITQIPILTMPNDDITHPIPDLTGFITEGQIYVDRQLHNRQIYPPINVLPSLSRLMKSAIGEGMTRKDHGDVSNQLYACYAIGKDVQAMKAVVGEEALSPDDLLYLEFLHKFEKHFISQGPYENRSIFESLDIGWQLLRIFPKQLLKRIPESILAEYYPRETKAPAQDLATTAL; translated from the exons ATGGCCACGGCCACCCCCCGGGCGCCGGTGCCCGCAGCCCGCGAGCACGCTCTGGCCGTCACCCGCGACTACAGCCGCAGCCCCCGGCTCA CCTACAAGACCGTTTGTGGTGTCAACGGGCCCTTGGTGGTGCTGGACAATGTGAAG TTCGCCCAGTATGCCGAGATTGTGAACTTCGTGCTGCCCAATGGCACCAGCCGCAGCGGGCAGGTCCTGGAGGTGATGGGCTCCAAAGCCATCGTTCAG GTGTTTGAGGGAACATCTGGAATCGATGCCAAGAAAACCTCCTGCGAGTTCACCGGGGACATCCTGCGGACCCCGGTGTCCGAGGACATGCTGG GTCGGGTCTTCAATGGCTCTGCAAAACCCATCGACAGCGGTCCCCCGGTGATGGCTGAGGACTTCCTGGACATCAATG GCCAGCCCATCAACCCCCACGGCCGCATCTACCCCGAGGAGATGATCCAGACCGGGATCTCGCCCATCGATGTGATGAACAGCATCGCCCGCGGGCAGAAGATCCCCATCTTCTCCGCTGCTGGTCTCCCCCACAACGAG ATCGCAGCACAGATCTGTCGCCAGGCCGGGCTGGTCAAGAAGTCCAAGGACGTGATGGATTTCCATGAGGACAACTTCGCCATCGTCTTCGCGGCCATGGGG GTGAACATGGAGACGGCTCGCTTCTTCAAGTCGGACTTCGAGGAGAACGGCTCCATGGAGAACGTGTGCCTGTTCCTCAACCTGGCCAATGACCCCAC CATCGAGCGGATCATCACCCCCCGCCTGGCCCTCACCACCGCCGAGTTCCTGGCCTACCAGTGCGAGAAGCACGTCCTGGTGATCCTGACGGACATGAGCTCCTACGCCGAGGCGCTGCGGGAG GTATCGGCCGCCCGGGAGGAGGTTCCGGGCCGCCGCGGCTTTCCCGGTTACATGTACACGGACCTGGCCACCATCTACGAGCGGGCCGGGCGCGTGGAGGGCAGGAGCGGCTCCATCACCCAGATCCCCATCCTCACCATGCCCAACGACG ACATCACCCACCCCATCCCCGACCTGACG GGCTTCATCACCGAGGGGCAGATCTACGTGGACCGGCAGCTCCACAACAGGCAG ATCTACCCCCCCATCAACGTGCTGCCCTCCCTGTCCCGTCTGATGAAGTCGGCCATTGGGGAGGGAATGACCAGGAAGGACCATGGCGATGTCTCCAACCAGCTG TACGCCTGCTAC GCCATCGGGAAGGACGTGCAGGCGATGAAGGCGGTGGTGGGCGAGGAAGCGCTGTCTCCCGACGACCTGCTCTACCTGGAGTTCCTGCACAAGTTCGAGAAGCACTTCATCAGCCAGG GTCCCTATGAGAACCGGAGCATCTTCGAGTCCCTGGACATCGGGTGGCAGCTCCTGCGCATCTTCCCCAAGCAGCTGCTGAAGCGCATCCCCGAGAGCATCCTGGCCGAGTACTACCCACGGGAGACCAAGGCACCGGCGCAGGACCTGGCCACCACGGCCctgtga